The window GTTGTAGTTCCAGCCACTTTAAATCATCTACACCAACACACAATTCAGTTTTGATAGATGAGTAGATAACTGTAacatattcaagaataaatacctAGTAACAAATAAATTTGATTAATGCATTGGCTATTTTCTTTTAACTTAAATGGCATCGTCTTCATTAGAGGCATATGCCTATTAGTGTTAATGTGGTTATCATATGGTAGGAGTAATTATGTGGTACAAGTTCTTCCTCCTTATTTAAATCCGTAGATAAATACTTTCCATCTTTCTAGAAACAAGGTAGAAGTTGAACATTATACTCCTTTATTGGTTGGAATTAATTTGACATTTAGactgcacccaagggtgtggcctagtggtcaatgaagtgggtgagaaccatgaggtctcaggttcaaatcccagcggaggcaaatacaaggtgatttcttcccatctatccaagccttggtggatagagttacccggtacctgttgctggtgggaggtggcaggtatcccgtggaattagtcgaggtgcgcgcaagctggcccggacactacggttatcaaaaaaaaaaaaaaattgacattCAGACAATGAACATAGCACTACTGTCAAGACAAATCTGCATGCCCAAGTGGAGACAAACACACCTACAGACAGACGGGACAGGCAGATATTTCTCGGTTTAACAAGAACTTAAAAAGGGAATTCATGAGTTTTACAACCATTACCCTGATTTTCTGGGAAATCCACAAACCAACATCTTGGAGAAGCTTGTTCCCTGAAGCATCTTGTTCGTTTTTGGCAAGCGAATTTTCTGCTGCAAGAAGTTCTTGTCCTGCTCCTTCGGCTATCACAATAACCATGTGCCCATTTTCTTTGAGCCGTTTCTCGATGTATTCGTATAATCCACCATCTCCTTCAAGATAAAAGGGCGACTCTGGAATTAAACAGCAATCAACATCTCTGCTCGCCAAAGTGGCATACATTGCGATGAATCCTGCAACAAAAAATCAAGAAATTTGAAATAAGCctggaaaagtttgaaaagaaAAGCATTGACAAAATAACTTTTCAGGGAGTATTATTTTATTGAAAAGCAACTTAACAGGGCATTGTCTCTGAGATCACTACAAATTATAAGTTATGCTCCACATGAAAATGATTATCCTAGAGGTTAGACAAACtcactttattatttttttacctATTAATGCTTCAATCCATCTAATGACCAGCTTCTGCAACTACCAAAATGAGAAGAGCTATTTTCTTTTAAGAGCAAGATTAACTGACACTGTGTAAGAGATGTTATGCAGTAGAGACGAACAAAAAAATGCTCTTCATGAGAACTTGGAAAGAAACAGTCCAAGTTCTCCATGCTCTTCATGGCGGATAGTTTGGAAGGAAAGGAATGCCAGGTGTTTTGAAGACAGAAGCAGTCCTATTCAGAAGTTAAAGATGAATTGTATTCTGTTGTTTCACTTCTGGTGTAAGAAAAATTATGTGAATGATGAAGAATCGATTTTAGTCATCATAGAATACTTGTAAGAAGAACAAGGATAGGTTCTGGCTTCTTTTGAATCTGTAAATGATTACCAGCACAACCTTTGTGCTGGGTTTCTTTTTTTATAATACATAACTGTTAcctttatccaaaaaaaaaaaggaatttggaAAGAAACTTGTCATAAGTCATAACTAGGCTATAGGCATTGTGTAATAAAATTTCAAGGTGCACAATACCACTATAGCGCCCCATTAGCTTCACCACACCAATACCATTCTCAGCACTTTCAGCTTCAACGTGAGCTGCATTTATGGCACGTTGAGCCTCCTCTACAGCAGTATCAAAACCAAATGACTTGTCAATGACCTGAAAACATAAAcaagttttatttattttaatgaaGAGCTCTCTATTAACGTGAAATTGCATCGATCAAATACGAGTTGGAACTCTCAAAATGAGGCTTTTGAAGACATTACATCAAGTAATGTGCTGCGGAATACATTTATGTTTCCCACTTGCAAGAACATAAAACTGTACTTCCTGAGATAATTAAACTGTTTATTATATGAAATAAAGGAAAAAAATCATTTGGTATATGAAGAGATGAAAATTACAGGAATATCATTATCAATCGTCTTGGGGATCCCAGCAACAACTACTTTGAGACCACGCCGCCTAATTTCCTGCAAAATGGTAGTAGGATTCTCCAATAAGCTTCCCAGAGGATAAGTACTATTTCATCAAATGAAGTATTGAGTACACCCAAAACAAGGACCATATCATGAGTCAAAATCAGATGCTATGATGTATAAAGTGAACCATATACAAATGGCTGCTTCGCTACTATTGGCAATAAACACCTTGAGATCTAATTTTCGAAAACCATACGGAAGCCACATGAAAATTTCAAGAGGAAAGCAATCTCCTGGAAACTATTAGGCTGATATGCAAAGGCCACCCAAGTCATCCAAACTTAATAGAATTATATTGGCATATATAGTGTTCAAGAACTGAGTAAGATGTCGACATGTAATACGCGCAGTATAAGATAACTTGATTAAAGAGATTGTTAAGTGATTCAAAATCACCTCAACAACCTAATAAAAGAATTGGTTTTCATAACTTTTAGCAAAGAGTGTGAAAAGGCTCAGCACCATGAACACCTTTTGCCCTCTTATTTCCAGGAACTAACATACCTCATATATTACAGCTGCTCCTTTCTGAGTTCCATCACCACCGATTATATAAACCTGGACGAGTAAAAAACAAGTTATAGCCAGTCTAAATTTATTAAGTGAAAAAAACATCACTGAAAGACATTTTGAATGAGATATAAGGTTTGCCTCAGAGGACGCTGACTTGTGATGATAAAACAATTTCAACCCTAAAGATCATATAGTTTGTGacaaaactctctctctctctctctctctctctctctctctctctctctctctctctctctctctacatatacacacacacacacacacacacacacacacacacataaggTCTTTTGCTTGAATAGAACATTCATGCTCACAGAAGCTCAACTTTCTTCGCCCCTAAAGAAGATTTTCATTACAAGTATGCTTCTTTGTTCATTAATAAGCAGCTTTTGCAGAAGGTTGGAAATATCATAGCTGAACGACAAAGGATGAAAGCAGAAAATGTATCTACCCATTTACCACACCTGTTTCTGTACAACATATCCCAAAAAAGTAACAGCAACACTAACAACACCTGTTTATGGACAATTTCGCACTAGAGGTACCTGATTAATTCCACGATCCTGTATGCTGTCAACAATCTTCGTGGTATCATGGCCTCCTCGTGATGTTCCAAGAATTGTACCACCACGTTTATGAATGTCATTAACAGTCTTTGGTGTCAAAGTGATGATATTCTTTGAATAGAAACCCCTGTAACCTCCCTTTGAAAAAGAAGTACAGTATCAGTTGCCAATGAAGTCCCATACAAACCTTTGCCAAGGGGAAGCTGGGAAAACAGAATTAAAGAAGTAAACACATACGGTGCAATCTCAATCTCCAATTGTCAAATGTTAATATTTAATAGTCAAAAAAGTCAAGACATAGCAATAGGGATCTGTTTTAATATCTTCACTTCCCACATGTAGCAAATTGGTGGCCTTTTACCAGATGTCACAGTAAATGATAAGAAGCAATCCAACAGAAACACCTCAATTTACAATATCTGGCTTACTCACTTTAGGACAATGCTTTCAAAGATATCTCAAGTCATGGAGCCCCCTGTGTTTTACATCATCAGTTTATGTTGGCCCACAACCCGAATCCAAAAGAAAATTTTATATGGCAGTACAAGAAGCTAGAAGCAACATTATTCCGTAAACTTTTTTATAATTTACTTGAAAGTTGTACATTGTTAGCATCTTAAACGCTGATGAATGACAAGTGTTGCTCTGACAGCATGCTGGGTTAaaaagattctttttttttttttgaaatgatAACAGGTTTCATTGATATATAGATAAATCTCAGCGCCAAGATAGTGTTGAGAGAAAAGGTCCCTAGTTACAAGACTTCCAAAAACTAAGAGATTGATGAATAAAAACAAGTGGTGAAAAACAAGTCCTGTGGCATTTACAAGGACCCGATGAGATCAACCAGGGAATCTGCATCTTGTACTAAAGCTTCTTTACACCAAAAGTGAAATAAAGATATACAATTCATTTTAATCTTCTGTTCATGATTTGCTGAGTCTTCAAAACATCTGGAGTTCCTTTCCAGCCAGATAGTCCACCAAATGCATGCTGGAATGAGACTCCACCACCTCTTCTGGCTGCTTCCTGTAGCTAAAAAGTCCCAACTAGACAGCAAGTCCATAGTCTCTCTAGGCATCACCCAGCTTAAGCTTAAAGCTGCCACAATCTATTGGACACCTGACAATGAAGAAATAGATGATTGTTTGTTTCGATGGCCCTTCTGCACAGAAAACATCTGGAGCACAGAGGCATTCCTCTCTTCATTAAACTCTCGTGTGTCAGAACTCAGAACAGCCTGTTTGACCACTAGCCAGCAAAACACATTAACTTTTAAAGGGACCTTCAACCTCCAGATGTGCTTCCATATCCAAGCCTCTTGTTGCTGCGAACTTCTGTTTAAAACCTCATATACAAATTTCACAGTGAAAACTCCTTTGCTATTGTTTTTCCATAACAGTTTGTCCACTTGCTCAGTTGAACCTTTGAAGTTTTCCAAAAGTTTCAGAAGCTCAATTACTCTGATCACCTCCCAATCATTCAGAAATTTTCTGAATCTTAAATTCCAGCCTTGCTGACTCCAGGTATCAGCAATAGAAGCATCTGGCTGTTGCGCTAAAGAGTATAGATCACCTCCCAATCATTCAGAAATTTTCTGAATCTTAAATTCCAGCCTTGCTGACTCCAGGTATCAGCAATAGAAGCATCTGGCTGTTGCGCTAAAGAGTATAGATCAGGGAAACTGTCTTTTAGTGGAGTATTCCCTATCCAAACATCCTTCCAGAAGAGAGTTTTTGCACCATTGCCCACGTTTATGCATGAATTGCTCATTAGGTTTTGCCAGAGAGATCTAACAGATCTCCACACACTCACACCATAAGGGCTAGCCACTGTACCTGAGCTCCACTGGCCTTCAGTCCCATATTTTCCACATATCACTTTTCTCCATAGGGCGTGTTCCTCCAATGGGAATCTCCATAGCCATTTCATAAGTAGGCTCTTGTTATGCTGCCTCAAATTTCTGATTCCCAATCCACCTTCCTTCTTGCTAGTCGTGAGAGTTTTCCATTTAACTAGATGGTAGCCTTTTTTCTCTTTATTCCCATGCCATATAAAATTCCTCCTCAAAGCATCAATCTTTTTCTCAATACTAACAGGTAGTGGAAAGATTGACATCATGTAGGTGGGAAGGGAGTCTAGTACACTGTTGACTAGTGTGACCCTCCTTCCCAAGGACAGGTAATTGTTCTTCCACCTGGATAACTTCTTTTCACACCTTTCTAGAACCGCATTCCATATTTGCTTGGACTTGCTCTTTGCACCTAGTGGTAGCCCCAAATAGGTGGTAGGAAGAGATCCCACTTCACATCCTAGGGATCCAGCTATTCTTTAAGGATCTGTGACCTCATTAACTGtgaaaatcaaggatttactcCAGTTCACATGTAAACCTAGAGGAGGCCATTGACTTATTGGTTAGAGCATAAGTACCCTAGAGGAACTTTCTTACTCGTGGTTAGAATGTCCCTTCAGTTAAAAGTGCCAGTTGTAGTTTCCTTTAACATTGTATCAAAGTTGAAGCCATTCCTAATGTTGGAGTACCCAATGTTGGGTCTCCCATGTTATAATCCACGCTCCACATGTCTAGCCCCTGCCATGTCGGCTGGAGTGTTAGAATCCCACATCGGTTAGTTTATATGTATAAGTTGTGTCTCCTTATATAGCCTTGGCCAATTCTCACCACTTGAACTACCTTTCGGGATTGAGTTAAACCCAAGGTTTATTTTTTAAACACTCGTAAAATGTCAAACATAACAACTTAATTATGCCTTAAGTTTCTTTAAGCATTAGTtcaccccaccccccaccccaccccattTTCTTTTGACAGCTAAAGTATTTCTATTCAGAGTTGAAGCAAACTGATGctaaaaaaaaagaatatataaatataaagaaGTAAACTGATGCTAtggaaagttaaacaagtacaaATAGATGCAACTGGATCCCCTCCCCTTGCAATCAACTAACTGTGCATACATCAATTACTTCTGTAAGAGGCAAATGTCTAATCAAGCATAAAGTTGAAGTTCAACCAACTCACATCTATTCCAAAGACTTTGCTGACCCCATACATATAATCAAGGCTATGTACAATTTCTCTGATCACAGTGTTTAGCCCTGGGCACAAACCACCACAAGTTACAATACAAGCACGAACATCATCCGAACTGAAGTACACCTGTGCATCAAGAAGCATGCTTCTCAGTGAAAAAAATTGCATTCATACTTCTACTGATTCAcggaaaagagagagagagagaggagaagaATTGCATCCTGCCCCCCTCTAGAGGAAAGTACATACCTTCTGACGTGGACCAGCCCGGCGGAAATGCACCCCTCTTGCACTGTCCTTGTGAACGACAACCTGGACAGAGATTTGAACATTACTTCAAGGAAGAGGAGGAATCAAACGAACTCTCTCTAATACAAGTTTCTCTGATACCTAAATGGAAAGACAAGCTAGCATATTTCATGAAAGAAAACATAATAACGCCCTATTAAGATTTCTTCGCTGACATCTCATCTCGGAAACTACAGAAAAGACTAAAGAATTGAAAAGGAGTGCAAACTAACCAGTAACCATTCTGAAAGAGTTAGATCAGCATATTGTTTTTCTGTACCTTTCAGCTATTTCAGCTATATCATGGAGTCAATTCTCAAAATTTTGACATATACTTCGATTTTGTTCATTATTTAAGCATTCCATTAATCCATTTCAAAATTTAAACTGTTTCCTGAGATGTCACTTTTGGCAAGGATGGAATAACAAAGTTTTCATATGTCAGACAGAACAGCTAGACAGGTCAAATTCAACAAAATATGGGATCTTCTGTTTTCCAAAACCAAGAACGATGTGAAATGGTCTTCTACTCTAGCTTTCGAGATATTCCTAAGTACCTTCTTTGAATCATCTGCACTATCAGGATAGCAAAATTTAGAGTCCTAAGACCAGCTTTCTCAAGATTCTATGTAGCTAAATGTAATTTCTCTCAGTATTTCAATTGTACATTGAAATGAAGATGGGTGTAAAAGAGTTTCTTTGCAGAGAATTTTAGACCCATGGAACAAGTTAAGAAGCAGGACTCGCCTTTTGGGGGACAGTATCATCCATGTCAACAAAGTACTGCCTGAAACCACaatgaaagttcataagttgttATGGATGAAATGCACAAATAATGAACTGTAGAATAACTGCAAGCATGACAAAAGAAATTTTTGATGATTGAACTCACTTCACAACTGAATATGCAGGATTTGACCGCAATGGGTTGTCATAAGTCTGGAATTGAGCAACAAGATGAAAAAGAAGGTCAATTAGTAAATATCAGCATCCGGTACAACAGAATGTCGGCAGTATAAAATAGGTAATTTTATTGTAATAAAATAGGTACCATCTATAAGAGACAAAATTGAACCGTCTATTGCCAACA is drawn from Nicotiana tomentosiformis chromosome 12, ASM39032v3, whole genome shotgun sequence and contains these coding sequences:
- the LOC104098423 gene encoding ATP-dependent 6-phosphofructokinase 3-like, translating into MGTESNYQMKVVKGDYGYVLEDVPHLTDYIPDLPTYDNPLRSNPAYSVVKQYFVDMDDTVPQKVVVHKDSARGVHFRRAGPRQKVYFSSDDVRACIVTCGGLCPGLNTVIREIVHSLDYMYGVSKVFGIDGGYRGFYSKNIITLTPKTVNDIHKRGGTILGTSRGGHDTTKIVDSIQDRGINQVYIIGGDGTQKGAAVIYEEIRRRGLKVVVAGIPKTIDNDIPVIDKSFGFDTAVEEAQRAINAAHVEAESAENGIGVVKLMGRYSGFIAMYATLASRDVDCCLIPESPFYLEGDGGLYEYIEKRLKENGHMVIVIAEGAGQELLAAENSLAKNEQDASGNKLLQDVGLWISQKIRDHFAKKPKMAITLKYIDPTYMIRAVPSNASDNVYCTLLAQSCVHGAMAGYTGYTSGLVNGRQTYIPFNRITEKQNMVVITDRMWARLLSSTNQPSFLCPKDVEEVKNEEQPQTQLLDGDNNVHENSGH